AAGTAAAAGTGGTTGATGCGTTAAAAACAATTCACCCGATCTTAGATAAAACAATTTGCGAGGGATACCATTTTTTGGCCACCAAGACCCCGAAAATGTTTGGTCTGCTGTACCAAAAGTCAAACGAAGAAAATCCTCTGGCCCAGATGGTGCCCAAATTTAACAGTCTGTTTGGTCAGCGGCTGCTGCCCCTGTTCGAGGAATACCAGCCCGATGTGATCATCGCCACACACCCTTTTGTAACAGAGATGGTTTCCCATCTCAAAGAAAAAGGGCAGGTCAAGGTGCCGCTGATCTGTATTATGACAGACTACGGCCCTCATAAGGCCTGGATTTCGGATAATGTGGACGCTTATGTGGTGTCGAGCGAAGACATGGTGCCGGAAATGGAGGCCATGGGTGTTCGGCGAGAAATTGTGTACCCGTTCGGCATCCCGGTGTACAATGTGTTTTTTGACAAGACCGATAAGGCTGCCTTACTTGAAGAGCTTGGAATGAAGCGAGATCTGCTTACCATTTTAATTATGGCAGGCAGCTTCGGTGTTTCAAACATTCTCCAGATTTATGAGGACATTGTGTGCCTGGATCTCCCATTTCAGATCATCGTCATTACCGGCCGGAACGAAAAACTCTTCCAGGCGTTTGAGGACAAAATCGAAGAGTGCCGCCTGAGCCCACAGAGGGGCTGCAAGCACACTCGCTTGGTCTTTTTTACAAATGAAGTGGAAAAGTATATGCATGCGTCCGACCTGATTATTACAAAGCCCGGCGGACTGACAGTATCCGAGGCATTGGCTTGCAATGTGCCGCTGGCCGTGTTCGACGCGATTCCCGGCCAGGAGGAGGATAACGCAAATTTCCTGATGAGCCACGATATGGCGGTGCGTATTCGCAAGGGAGACGATTGTGCGGCCACAATTTCCGAGCTGCTGCGCAACCGTGAAAGGCTTGAAAAGATGCGGCAGTCCTGCCAGAGCTTCGATAAATCACAGTCTTCCAAAAATATTTTGTCTCTGATGAACGAGCTGGTGGCAAAACAAAAGGAAGAAGCTGCCCTATTAAAGTAAGATATAAACGAGGTTATCCCCCGCCTTTGGCGGGGGATAACCTCGTTTTATGGCTTGGACGGATTACATTCCTGCGCCCAAAATCTTTTCCATATTCTGCAGCTGATCCATATCGACAATGGATACGACCTTGTCGCCGCCCTGCAGCATGGTTTCGCCGCGGGGAATCAACAGATCGGAATTACGGATAATGGCAACAAGCACGCATTCGGTGGGCAGCTGAATATCGCGCAGCAGCTTGCCCTGTACGGGGGAGTTTGGCTCGACCATGCGCTCAACCAGCGAATACTTGCCGCCGTGGAGCTTGAGCAGCGTCATCATGTCACCCATCGACATTTCTTCCGCTACGAGGCGGGCCATCAGATCGGCCTGATTCAGAGCGGCGTCAATGCCCATCATGGGAGTGAAGAGCCATGCGTTTTTCGGATTGTTGACACGGCCGATCACCCTGCGCACGCCGTATTCCAGGCGGGCCAGTGTGCCGATTACCAGATTGTTTTCATCTGAGCCGGTCACGGCGGCCACAACATCCGCCTGGCGGATGCCTGCGTCCTCTAACACCTTAGGCTCTGCACCGTTTCCCTGCAGAATGGCATCGTGCGGCAGAGCTTTTCGAAGAACCTCAATCCGGTTGTCCTTTGCTTCAATAATGGTGATCTTGTGCCCGCGTTCAATCAGAAGCGATGCAAGGTAGCAGCCTACCTGGCCGCCGCCGACAATAATAACCTTCATGATTTCATCCCCCTCACATCGTTTTGCCGAGCAGTCTGCGCAGCTGACCGCCGGAAGCGGAGATTTCTGCGATGTAGACAACGTCGCCCTTTTGAAATACCGTTCCGGTGGTTGGCAGCAGGGTCTTGTTGTCGCGCTCAATCGCAACAACGTGAATATCGCCTACCACCGTCAGCTCGTTCACCCGGTGCCCGACTAAAAGGGACGGCAGCTCTACGCGTACCAGCTCCGCCTCGCCGCTACCAAAGCTGTAAACCTGATTCAGCGTGGAATACGACAGCAAATCCGAAGCGCGCTTAATGCCCCACGTGGTGGTGGAGAGGGTCTGTACCCCAAGGCGCTTGTAAATTTCTGCCTTTTCGCGGTCGTACAGGCGTGCGACCACTTTCGGAACATGGTAAATCTCTTTGGCGATGCGGGCAATTACGGCGTTCGATTCATCGCTGGAGGTAAAAGCCGCCAGCGCATCGGTGCGTTCAATTTGCGCCTGATGCAGAACGTCCTTGTCAAAGCCGATGCCTTCTACCGTTTTTCCTTGAAAGTTTTTACCGAGCTGGAGAAACGCTGCGGGGTCAGAGTCAATAACGGTAACGGCGTGACCGGCTTTACTCATGGCCTGCGCAAGGCCGGAGCCGTTGCGCCCGCACCCTACAATAATGATTTTCATCAGATAGCCTCCCTTTTTGCGTCATTGGGATTATTAGTATGGGGTTGGTCGTTATTTTTCTTCCTTCTGCGGTCCGACCGGCGCAGGAACCATTTGCGCGCTTCATCCAGCAGCAGCATAGCGAATGGGATGAACAGCAGCATCCCCAGGTGATTCAGCGGCAGAGGAGCTGTGTTGAACAGGTTGTGCAGGAAGGGGAGCGGCAGGAAGACAAGGCACGCAAGGAGCGTAAATTCTACTGCGATACCGACCAGAATCAGGCGATTGCTGAACAAACCGATCTTGAAGATAGACGTACGGTCTGTGCGGCAGGCGAATACCGCGCCCATCTGTGACAGCACGATGGCGGCAAAGGTAATGGAAGTGGTCATCCGGTATGCGATACCATCGCAAGCCAGGGGAACTGCGGGCCAGCCCATCAGGAAGTTCAGGAAGAAGTATGCAGCAATACCGAACGCTGCTTCAAGCATACCGTACCACAGAAAAGCCCTGAAAATCAAGGGGCGATTGAGCAAAACATCTTTTCTGGAACGCGGGGGCGCATCCATCACGCCCTCCTCCGGAGCTTCACAGCCAAGGCCCATAGCGGGCACCATGTCGGTGCCAAGGTCGATCGCCAGCACCTGCATAATTGTCAGGGGCAGCGGAATCAGTCCGCCGGAGAACAGGTACAGAACCATCGGCACGGCACAAGACATATTACTGGTGAAAATATAAAGCACAAACCTGCGGATGTTGCTGTATACCGCGCGGCCTTCCTCAATGGCGTTGACGATGGAGGCAAAGTTGTCGTCGGTCAGAATCATGTCGGCGGCTTCCTTGGCCACGTCCGTTCCAGAACGGCCCATCGCAACGCCGATGTCTGCCTTTTTCAGTGCGGGGGAGTCGTTGACTCCGTCGCCTGTTACGGCAACAATCTGCTTCATATCCTGCAGTGCGCTTACTACCTGAAGCTTCTGCTCCGGGGCGACGCGCGCGAAGATCACTTCATCTTTCAGCGCTTTCTCCAGGTCCTGCTGGCTCATGGTTTCCAGCTCCAGGCCTGTGATGATGCGGGGATGACTGCCGGAAACAATCCCGATGCGGCGGGCGATGCTCTCCGCGGTCAGGCCGTAGTCGCCGGTGATCATAATGATGCGAATGCCGGCCTTGTGGCACTTTTTCACGGCGGCGGCAACCTCCGGGCGGGGTGGGTCGACCATGGCGATCAGGCCTAGGAAGGTTAAATCCTGCTCAATCAGCTCGGGGGTGTATTCGCTCAGGCTGGTCGGCAGAGCGATTTCTCCGGTCAGCTCGCGGCAGGCAACTGCCAGTACGCGCAGGCCTTTTTTGGCGTATTCGTCATTGATTGTCATAATCTGTTGGCGTTCCTCGTCGCTCATTCCGGAAACCAGACCGTTTCTGCGCTGACGGGTACACAGGTCGAGAACCTCTTTCGGCGCGCCCTTCACATAGGCCAGGCGGTTGACGCCTCTGGGCTGGTGAATGGTGCTCATGCGCTTTCGGCTCGAATCGAAGGGCAGCTCACGCAAACGGGGAATCACTGTGCTGAGTTGATCCAAATCCAATCCGTTTTTCTGCGCCACAACCAACAGCGCGGCTTCGGTGGGATCGCCTAGAACAGTAAAGTGATTGTTTTCTTCATTGGGGGGCAGCAGTCTGGCGTCGCAGCACAGCCCCGCACCGGTCAGCAGCTGGCACAGGTCGGCATTGTCCTTGTCGGTGGGCTGTCCGTTCTCTTCCAGAATCTGCCCGCCCTCGGCATTGTAGCCTACTCCGGTTACTTCCAGGTTTCGACCGTCGAACCAGATGTTGCTGACGGTCATTTCGTTCTGGGTCAGGGTGCCGGTTTTATCGGTGCAAATTACCGTGGTGCAGCCGAGCGTTTCCACAGCAGACAGGCGCTTAATCAGCGCGTTGCGCTTTGCCATGCGCTGCACGCCCATAGCGAGTGACAGCGTAACGGTGGGGAGAAGCCCCTCCGGGATAAACGCCACAATCATGCCCAGAGCAAAGATAAATGCCGCTACGGGTTCGGATTTTGCAAGAAAGATTGCCAGAATAAAGAATACGACGCCGATCGAAACAGCAATAGCCGAAACTTTTTTCGTTAGATTGCCCATTTCCTTTTGCAGAGGACTGGACTCATCCTTCAGGCTCTGGGTCAGCCCGGCGATGCGGCCGAATTCAGTGTCCATTCCGGTGGAGCAGACAATGGCCTTGCCGGTACCGGAGGAAACCGTTGTTCCGG
Above is a window of Faecalispora anaeroviscerum DNA encoding:
- a CDS encoding potassium channel family protein, whose amino-acid sequence is MKVIIVGGGQVGCYLASLLIERGHKITIIEAKDNRIEVLRKALPHDAILQGNGAEPKVLEDAGIRQADVVAAVTGSDENNLVIGTLARLEYGVRRVIGRVNNPKNAWLFTPMMGIDAALNQADLMARLVAEEMSMGDMMTLLKLHGGKYSLVERMVEPNSPVQGKLLRDIQLPTECVLVAIIRNSDLLIPRGETMLQGGDKVVSIVDMDQLQNMEKILGAGM
- a CDS encoding potassium channel family protein gives rise to the protein MKIIIVGCGRNGSGLAQAMSKAGHAVTVIDSDPAAFLQLGKNFQGKTVEGIGFDKDVLHQAQIERTDALAAFTSSDESNAVIARIAKEIYHVPKVVARLYDREKAEIYKRLGVQTLSTTTWGIKRASDLLSYSTLNQVYSFGSGEAELVRVELPSLLVGHRVNELTVVGDIHVVAIERDNKTLLPTTGTVFQKGDVVYIAEISASGGQLRRLLGKTM
- a CDS encoding MGDG synthase family glycosyltransferase — protein: MKILILSAATGGGHLRASHAIESYLLENTSDVEVKVVDALKTIHPILDKTICEGYHFLATKTPKMFGLLYQKSNEENPLAQMVPKFNSLFGQRLLPLFEEYQPDVIIATHPFVTEMVSHLKEKGQVKVPLICIMTDYGPHKAWISDNVDAYVVSSEDMVPEMEAMGVRREIVYPFGIPVYNVFFDKTDKAALLEELGMKRDLLTILIMAGSFGVSNILQIYEDIVCLDLPFQIIVITGRNEKLFQAFEDKIEECRLSPQRGCKHTRLVFFTNEVEKYMHASDLIITKPGGLTVSEALACNVPLAVFDAIPGQEEDNANFLMSHDMAVRIRKGDDCAATISELLRNRERLEKMRQSCQSFDKSQSSKNILSLMNELVAKQKEEAALLK
- a CDS encoding cation-translocating P-type ATPase, whose product is MKELKSQTTTQQPAAPPVNDLPRKIRQLPVSEVYGALDTSAQGISAAEAQTRLKKYGKNTIQEKKGQPLIWKFLSNFTHLMAILLWIAGIVALIAGMPELAIAVWMVNVINGVFSFWQEFRAGKATEALKKLLPDYVRVLRGGEELRLLAEDLVPGDIMLLSEGDMISADARLVEDNDLRVNQSTLTGESNPVHKGRDQVLRTDISTVESPNLVFAGTTVSSGTGKAIVCSTGMDTEFGRIAGLTQSLKDESSPLQKEMGNLTKKVSAIAVSIGVVFFILAIFLAKSEPVAAFIFALGMIVAFIPEGLLPTVTLSLAMGVQRMAKRNALIKRLSAVETLGCTTVICTDKTGTLTQNEMTVSNIWFDGRNLEVTGVGYNAEGGQILEENGQPTDKDNADLCQLLTGAGLCCDARLLPPNEENNHFTVLGDPTEAALLVVAQKNGLDLDQLSTVIPRLRELPFDSSRKRMSTIHQPRGVNRLAYVKGAPKEVLDLCTRQRRNGLVSGMSDEERQQIMTINDEYAKKGLRVLAVACRELTGEIALPTSLSEYTPELIEQDLTFLGLIAMVDPPRPEVAAAVKKCHKAGIRIIMITGDYGLTAESIARRIGIVSGSHPRIITGLELETMSQQDLEKALKDEVIFARVAPEQKLQVVSALQDMKQIVAVTGDGVNDSPALKKADIGVAMGRSGTDVAKEAADMILTDDNFASIVNAIEEGRAVYSNIRRFVLYIFTSNMSCAVPMVLYLFSGGLIPLPLTIMQVLAIDLGTDMVPAMGLGCEAPEEGVMDAPPRSRKDVLLNRPLIFRAFLWYGMLEAAFGIAAYFFLNFLMGWPAVPLACDGIAYRMTTSITFAAIVLSQMGAVFACRTDRTSIFKIGLFSNRLILVGIAVEFTLLACLVFLPLPFLHNLFNTAPLPLNHLGMLLFIPFAMLLLDEARKWFLRRSDRRRKKNNDQPHTNNPNDAKREAI